From the genome of Thermogutta terrifontis, one region includes:
- a CDS encoding uroporphyrinogen decarboxylase family protein has protein sequence MGLTSRQRVQMALSHQEPDYVPLDLGGSAVTGMHVSSVYLLRQALGLDPPGTPVKVVEPYQMLGEIDERLQAALGVDVVPLGRRKNMFGFENKNWKPWQLWDGTPVLVPGDFNTEPEPNGDLLMYPEGDKSAPPSGRMPKNGFYFDTIIRQEPIDEEKLNPEDNLEEFTPIDDDELQWLATEADRLYRETDKAILANFGGTAFGDIALVPAPFLKHPKGIRNVAEWYMSTVTRFDYVWKVFERQCEIGIANLKKIYEAVGDRVTAVFITGTDFGQQHGPFISPQTYRRLFKPFHQRVNAWVHENTPWKTFIHSCGSVVAFLDDFIEAGFDILNPVQCSAAGMDPRMLKEKYGDRLVFWGGGVDTQKTLPFGTPDDVRREVRERIEIFGRGGGFVFNTVHNVQARVPVENLLALYETVNQCRGLPFPVTR, from the coding sequence ATGGGATTGACCTCGCGACAGCGGGTGCAGATGGCGCTTTCGCACCAGGAGCCAGACTACGTTCCGCTTGATCTGGGTGGTAGTGCCGTCACGGGAATGCACGTTAGCAGTGTTTACCTCTTGCGGCAGGCCTTGGGGCTCGATCCACCAGGGACCCCGGTTAAGGTTGTCGAACCTTACCAGATGCTGGGTGAAATTGACGAACGGCTCCAGGCGGCGCTGGGCGTGGACGTTGTGCCGCTCGGTCGTCGCAAGAATATGTTCGGCTTTGAGAATAAGAACTGGAAACCCTGGCAATTGTGGGATGGGACGCCTGTCCTCGTTCCCGGAGACTTCAACACCGAGCCGGAACCAAATGGGGATCTCCTGATGTATCCCGAGGGAGATAAATCGGCGCCCCCGAGCGGAAGAATGCCAAAAAATGGCTTTTATTTTGACACAATCATCCGTCAGGAACCAATCGATGAGGAGAAGCTCAACCCTGAGGATAATCTGGAAGAATTCACCCCGATCGATGACGATGAGCTGCAATGGCTGGCTACTGAAGCAGATCGGTTGTATCGCGAAACTGATAAGGCGATTCTGGCTAATTTTGGTGGAACCGCCTTTGGAGACATTGCCCTTGTGCCGGCCCCATTTCTGAAGCATCCCAAGGGCATCCGCAATGTAGCGGAGTGGTACATGAGCACGGTGACGCGGTTTGACTATGTGTGGAAGGTTTTTGAAAGACAGTGCGAGATCGGTATCGCGAATCTCAAAAAAATTTACGAGGCGGTGGGTGATCGTGTGACCGCCGTGTTCATTACGGGGACGGACTTCGGCCAACAGCATGGGCCGTTCATCAGTCCCCAAACGTATCGGCGGCTTTTCAAACCGTTCCACCAACGAGTGAACGCATGGGTACACGAAAACACTCCCTGGAAAACGTTTATCCACTCGTGTGGTTCGGTGGTGGCCTTTCTCGACGATTTCATCGAGGCTGGTTTCGATATTCTCAATCCGGTGCAGTGCTCCGCGGCCGGTATGGACCCACGAATGCTCAAGGAAAAATACGGCGACCGCCTTGTCTTTTGGGGTGGAGGTGTCGACACACAGAAAACGTTGCCCTTTGGAACGCCTGATGATGTCCGCCGGGAAGTAAGGGAACGGATAGAAATTTTCGGACGCGGTGGAGGGTTTGTTTTTAACACTGTGCACAACGTTCAGGCAAGGGTTCCGGTGGAAAACCTCCTGGCCCTGTATGAGACGGTCAATCAATGCCGAGGCCTTCCATTTCCGGTAACACGCTGA
- a CDS encoding FemAB family XrtA/PEP-CTERM system-associated protein, whose product MPQTPCQDSNIQLLTAEDLPDAEAALETCYKASGTPFLSRHPRWLQVLREALGHRPFCLVACDRPGSHDSSERQTYLTILPLAHVRSPLFGSRLVSLPYVNYGGALGRPENASGLIREAVLLAERLGVRYLELRHDRPVEHPALPQAVTDKVHMRLALPDTVEALWKSLSPKVRNQIRKSEKLGLVVEWGREEFLTEFYRVFCHNMRDLGTPVFPRKLFAGILRAFPEAEIAIVRLKHRALAAGIVLHGSGVTEVPSASSLRKWNWTCANMGLYWAMLKRSIERGQAEFDFGRSTLESSTYRFKKQWGAQPHPAHWQYHVFRGSARDLRPDNPRFRFATAVWRRLPVWLTRCLGPWIVKGIP is encoded by the coding sequence ATGCCACAAACTCCTTGCCAAGACAGTAACATTCAACTCCTGACGGCGGAAGATCTTCCTGATGCCGAGGCTGCTTTGGAAACCTGTTATAAAGCGAGCGGCACACCTTTCCTATCACGCCATCCGCGGTGGTTGCAGGTACTCCGCGAGGCTTTGGGACATCGACCGTTCTGTTTGGTCGCCTGTGATCGGCCAGGAAGTCATGATTCCTCAGAGAGGCAAACGTATCTAACAATTCTTCCCCTCGCCCACGTCAGAAGCCCACTGTTCGGGTCACGCTTGGTAAGCCTCCCATATGTCAATTACGGCGGGGCGCTGGGAAGACCAGAGAACGCGTCCGGGCTGATTCGTGAGGCTGTACTGCTGGCGGAGCGGCTTGGGGTGCGGTACCTCGAATTGCGTCACGACCGCCCCGTGGAGCACCCGGCGCTCCCCCAGGCGGTCACCGACAAGGTCCACATGCGGCTCGCACTTCCTGACACGGTCGAGGCACTGTGGAAAAGCCTTTCACCCAAGGTCCGTAATCAAATTCGTAAATCCGAAAAACTGGGCCTTGTCGTGGAGTGGGGTCGGGAAGAGTTTCTTACGGAGTTTTATCGCGTCTTTTGCCACAATATGCGGGATCTCGGTACGCCCGTTTTTCCTCGAAAACTTTTTGCCGGTATCTTGCGTGCGTTTCCCGAAGCCGAAATTGCTATCGTGCGGCTCAAACATCGGGCACTGGCCGCGGGGATCGTTCTGCACGGGTCGGGCGTCACCGAAGTCCCAAGCGCCAGCTCGCTCCGCAAGTGGAACTGGACCTGTGCCAATATGGGACTTTACTGGGCGATGCTGAAGCGGAGCATCGAACGAGGACAAGCCGAATTCGATTTTGGACGAAGCACTCTTGAGAGTTCCACCTACCGTTTCAAAAAACAGTGGGGCGCACAGCCGCACCCCGCGCACTGGCAGTACCACGTTTTTCGCGGCTCCGCGCGTGATCTCCGTCCCGATAACCCCCGTTTCCGTTTCGCAACTGCCGTGTGGCGGCGCCTGCCCGTCTGGTTGACGCGGTGCTTAGGCCCATGGATTGTTAAAGGAATTCCGTAG
- a CDS encoding 6-phosphogluconolactonase: MEDIHSVQPVFELQSPQPSAVVPLSGVTVVVYKTAEEMGRASAIRLAREQFRLVEEQGKASFIIMAAPSAFAFYRAYVQLAEMSPQLQRACSRTHYFQFDDYPLPAHHPASFRYLLLKHFFIPLASYCDPGRVHLFDADSEDTDAAARRYQELLLTHGLDLQIMGIGENGHWGFHEPGIPVDTPPQFMKVALTAENVDQQMRDHPHIFTKPEDVPRSAYTCSVSMFLTTRHVIEGNVPQGSKAFALLAAFGSDVVHEAVPASALKRFGKGVVRTTEAAAWALLEYRNKHIVTRDALVKLAESLRGPQSSDVSAIISRICSVFDTMKISYER, encoded by the coding sequence ATGGAAGACATCCACTCCGTTCAGCCGGTTTTTGAGCTCCAGTCCCCGCAACCTTCAGCGGTCGTGCCGTTATCAGGGGTCACCGTGGTCGTGTACAAGACGGCAGAAGAGATGGGCCGCGCCTCGGCAATTCGACTGGCACGGGAACAATTCCGACTTGTCGAAGAGCAAGGCAAGGCCAGCTTCATCATCATGGCGGCCCCTTCGGCCTTTGCATTCTATCGCGCCTATGTGCAACTGGCCGAAATGTCTCCCCAGCTTCAACGGGCATGCTCCCGCACGCATTACTTTCAGTTCGATGATTACCCGCTCCCGGCCCACCATCCCGCTTCGTTCCGGTATCTGCTCTTGAAGCATTTCTTCATACCCTTGGCATCATATTGCGACCCCGGTCGGGTTCATCTTTTTGATGCTGACTCCGAGGATACGGACGCCGCAGCCCGTCGCTACCAGGAGTTGCTTCTGACTCACGGGTTGGACCTTCAAATCATGGGGATTGGGGAAAATGGCCATTGGGGATTCCACGAGCCCGGAATCCCAGTCGATACGCCACCGCAGTTCATGAAAGTAGCGCTGACCGCGGAAAATGTGGACCAGCAAATGCGGGACCATCCGCACATTTTCACCAAACCTGAGGATGTTCCCAGGTCTGCCTACACATGCAGCGTTTCCATGTTTCTCACAACGCGACACGTCATCGAGGGAAACGTTCCGCAGGGCAGCAAGGCCTTTGCCCTCCTCGCTGCCTTTGGGTCGGATGTCGTTCACGAAGCTGTCCCCGCGAGTGCTCTCAAGCGGTTTGGAAAAGGTGTCGTCCGCACAACGGAGGCCGCCGCCTGGGCTCTCCTTGAATATCGCAACAAGCATATTGTCACCCGCGACGCCTTGGTCAAACTGGCGGAAAGCCTTCGGGGCCCGCAATCCAGCGACGTATCCGCCATCATTTCGCGGATATGCAGTGTCTTTGACACAATGAAGATTAGTTACGAACGTTAA
- the aspS gene encoding aspartate--tRNA ligase, which yields MLRTHTCGELRLQHVGQRVTLCGWVDTYRDHKGVLFVDLRDRYGKTQIVFSCDAGEELHQLARSLRPEYVIRVTGIVERRPEGTENPKLATGEIEVRAEECEVLNRAVTPPFLPSAPDLPGEEIRLRYRYLDLRRPMMQQILMLRHRMVKIMRDYFDELGFIEVETPMLGRSTPEGARDYLVPSRIQKGTFYALPQSPQLYKQILMVAGYDRYVQIARCFRDEDLRADRQPEFTQLDLEMSFVDANDVMTVVEGLMARLFKEILGKELALPLPRMTYDEAMERFGHDAPDLRFGMELTDITDIARECDFRVFREAAETGQRVRGLVVPGGATRYSRKHIDEMTEWVKQDFGAKGLVWFRVEEGNVLNSTVAKNFSESHLKAIGEKMKARAGDLLLFVADTFDVTCKALYGLRKRFGAELGLYDPRDMHLSWIVEFPMFAIDQEDGGWTAMHHPFTSPRPQDREFLKSDPGRCRAQAYDLVLNGTEVGGGTIRIHNPELQQEVFEILGIDEARAKDRFGFLLEALQYGAPPHGGIALGVDRLVAIFAGVDSIRDCIAFPKTQRAVDLMTGAPSEVDPKQLKELGIKIEK from the coding sequence TTGCTGAGAACACACACTTGCGGAGAACTTCGTCTTCAGCACGTCGGTCAGCGCGTTACCCTTTGCGGTTGGGTGGATACATATCGGGACCACAAAGGGGTTCTCTTTGTTGATCTTCGCGATCGCTACGGCAAGACGCAGATCGTTTTTTCCTGCGATGCGGGAGAGGAACTCCATCAACTCGCCAGATCGCTGCGTCCGGAGTACGTGATCCGGGTGACGGGAATTGTGGAACGCAGGCCCGAGGGAACGGAGAATCCGAAGTTAGCCACAGGTGAAATAGAAGTTCGGGCAGAGGAATGCGAGGTTCTCAATCGGGCGGTGACGCCTCCGTTTCTTCCCAGCGCCCCGGATCTGCCCGGCGAGGAAATTCGGTTGCGATACCGGTACTTGGATCTTCGTCGACCGATGATGCAGCAGATTCTCATGTTGCGGCATCGGATGGTCAAGATTATGCGAGATTATTTCGACGAGTTGGGGTTCATCGAGGTGGAAACTCCGATGCTGGGGCGAAGCACGCCGGAAGGAGCCCGGGATTATCTGGTGCCCAGCCGGATTCAGAAAGGTACCTTTTACGCACTACCCCAATCTCCACAACTATATAAACAGATTTTGATGGTGGCCGGATACGACCGGTACGTGCAGATTGCCCGGTGTTTTCGCGACGAAGACCTGCGTGCGGATCGGCAGCCGGAGTTCACGCAGTTGGACCTTGAAATGTCCTTTGTGGATGCCAATGATGTCATGACGGTGGTGGAAGGCTTGATGGCTCGTCTGTTCAAAGAGATTCTTGGGAAGGAACTCGCGCTTCCCCTCCCCCGCATGACCTATGACGAGGCCATGGAGCGATTCGGGCACGACGCTCCCGATCTTCGTTTTGGCATGGAGTTAACAGATATCACGGATATTGCCCGCGAGTGCGATTTTCGTGTCTTTCGGGAGGCTGCCGAGACCGGTCAGCGGGTGCGCGGATTGGTTGTGCCCGGTGGCGCGACGCGTTATTCCCGAAAACATATCGATGAAATGACGGAGTGGGTGAAGCAGGATTTTGGAGCGAAAGGCCTCGTGTGGTTTCGAGTGGAAGAAGGAAACGTCCTTAATTCAACGGTTGCCAAGAATTTTTCTGAATCGCATTTAAAAGCGATTGGGGAAAAGATGAAGGCGCGTGCGGGGGACTTGCTCCTGTTTGTGGCTGACACGTTTGATGTCACCTGCAAGGCCCTTTACGGTTTGCGAAAAAGATTTGGCGCCGAGCTTGGACTTTACGATCCCCGTGACATGCACCTTTCGTGGATTGTGGAGTTCCCGATGTTTGCCATCGATCAGGAAGATGGCGGCTGGACGGCGATGCACCATCCGTTCACGTCTCCACGACCACAGGACCGAGAGTTTCTTAAGAGCGATCCCGGCCGCTGCCGAGCACAGGCCTACGACCTTGTGCTGAACGGGACTGAAGTGGGCGGCGGGACGATCCGTATTCACAATCCGGAGCTCCAGCAGGAGGTGTTCGAAATTCTGGGAATTGACGAAGCACGGGCAAAGGATCGGTTTGGATTTCTTCTGGAGGCGCTCCAGTATGGTGCGCCTCCCCATGGGGGAATCGCACTAGGAGTGGACAGACTTGTGGCGATTTTTGCAGGCGTGGATTCGATCCGGGATTGTATTGCTTTCCCCAAGACTCAGCGGGCTGTCGATTTGATGACGGGTGCCCCGAGCGAGGTTGATCCGAAGCAACTGAAAGAGCTGGGGATAAAAATCGAGAAATGA
- a CDS encoding redoxin domain-containing protein has product MRCQWHRRTELISIASMVLGLGLLVSLGCPRPVSQEKAKVSGQPQVTSQSVSNPSAAGQPSTETEQPATPPSPVTEPAPKTEPKIPPVVMAEVDRAQCKLFVGDGAALAALPNLESQETDVKQLLGSKGTVLVFFSAGESQRKRLLASNLLADLQEDIAKVSGSSGISVVAIHVGDDKGQLAAVVKDAQAEFPVLIDRDGKYYGQFATHAPPALYLLDSSGKIVWLDIEYSRVTRENLKQAVAALVAGKS; this is encoded by the coding sequence ATGAGATGTCAATGGCACCGGAGGACAGAACTTATTTCCATCGCCTCCATGGTTCTGGGGCTTGGCCTGCTGGTGTCTCTCGGATGTCCGCGACCGGTTTCTCAGGAGAAGGCGAAGGTCTCGGGGCAGCCGCAAGTCACGTCGCAATCTGTTTCCAATCCATCAGCCGCGGGTCAACCTTCAACGGAAACCGAGCAACCGGCGACGCCTCCATCCCCGGTGACCGAACCGGCGCCCAAAACAGAACCGAAAATTCCTCCGGTTGTGATGGCTGAAGTCGATCGGGCGCAGTGCAAACTGTTTGTGGGTGACGGGGCCGCTTTGGCAGCACTTCCCAATCTCGAGAGTCAGGAAACCGACGTGAAACAATTGTTGGGAAGCAAGGGCACTGTCTTGGTTTTCTTCTCTGCAGGTGAGAGCCAGAGAAAAAGACTGCTGGCGTCGAATCTGCTAGCTGATCTTCAAGAGGACATTGCGAAGGTGAGCGGCAGTTCCGGGATTTCGGTGGTCGCGATTCATGTGGGGGACGACAAGGGGCAGCTTGCGGCGGTGGTGAAGGATGCCCAGGCCGAGTTTCCCGTGCTCATTGACCGCGACGGCAAATATTACGGCCAATTTGCAACGCACGCTCCCCCTGCCCTTTACCTCCTGGATAGCTCGGGCAAGATTGTGTGGCTGGATATCGAATACAGTCGGGTGACGAGAGAGAACCTGAAACAGGCTGTGGCAGCTCTCGTGGCGGGGAAGTCGTGA
- a CDS encoding acetate/propionate family kinase — MKILVINAGSSSIKLALYTWNDLNCIAQGLVDFGVGAGSAEISLQYHDGVSKTRVPATSYREGLLSALDSLKNAGVIESNTEICAVGHRLIHGGETLREPVVIDEEVKKIIRSFRPLAPLHIPAGLEAIEAAESLFPWAVQTGVFDTGFFADIPPAAYLYPVPYEWYTEWGIRRFGYHGTSHRYACERAAEMLDRDLTSLRLITCHLGQGSSASAIQGGKAVTNTMGFTPLEGFMMGTRSGTVDPGIITYVQKHYGLTVEEVEEILHKRSGLLGVSGVSGDYRQVYEAAKAGNPRAKLALEMYAYRVRAMLGALAVTMGGVDALVFTGGIGENARELRADICRGLECLGLELDPERNAHATPDAEISAASSSGRILVIHSREDYILAREAKRLVEKREKTDVASVKASEK, encoded by the coding sequence ATGAAAATCCTCGTCATCAACGCAGGTTCAAGCAGTATCAAGCTCGCCCTGTACACCTGGAACGATCTCAATTGTATCGCGCAGGGTTTGGTGGACTTTGGGGTGGGTGCGGGGTCGGCGGAAATTAGCCTCCAATATCATGATGGAGTCTCGAAGACAAGGGTTCCCGCAACCAGTTACCGAGAGGGCCTGCTCTCCGCTTTGGATTCTCTGAAAAACGCAGGGGTCATCGAGTCCAACACAGAAATCTGTGCCGTGGGGCACCGCTTAATTCACGGTGGCGAGACGCTCCGCGAGCCTGTGGTGATTGACGAAGAGGTCAAAAAAATCATCCGCAGTTTTCGGCCCTTGGCTCCCCTCCACATCCCCGCTGGCCTTGAAGCGATCGAGGCGGCTGAATCCTTATTCCCCTGGGCTGTGCAGACCGGGGTGTTTGATACAGGTTTTTTTGCCGATATTCCGCCGGCGGCCTATCTGTATCCGGTTCCGTATGAGTGGTACACAGAGTGGGGGATTCGGCGATTCGGATATCACGGCACAAGCCACCGGTACGCATGCGAGCGGGCTGCCGAAATGCTCGACCGTGATTTAACAAGTCTCAGGCTCATCACGTGCCATCTTGGACAGGGTTCCTCGGCGAGTGCTATTCAAGGTGGTAAAGCGGTGACCAATACGATGGGATTCACGCCGCTGGAAGGCTTTATGATGGGAACCCGCTCCGGTACTGTGGACCCGGGGATCATCACGTACGTCCAGAAGCACTACGGGCTTACAGTCGAGGAAGTGGAGGAAATCCTTCACAAACGTTCGGGATTACTTGGAGTTTCCGGGGTTTCTGGCGATTATCGGCAGGTGTATGAGGCAGCAAAGGCCGGTAATCCGCGGGCCAAGTTGGCACTGGAAATGTATGCCTATCGGGTGCGAGCAATGCTGGGAGCGCTCGCGGTCACGATGGGCGGAGTGGATGCCCTCGTGTTTACCGGGGGTATCGGGGAAAATGCGAGGGAACTCCGGGCGGACATTTGTCGTGGTCTGGAGTGTTTGGGGCTGGAGTTGGACCCAGAGCGCAATGCCCACGCCACTCCCGATGCCGAAATCTCGGCTGCCAGTTCGTCCGGCAGGATTCTTGTGATCCACTCGCGGGAAGACTATATTCTGGCACGGGAAGCCAAGCGGCTGGTTGAGAAACGTGAAAAAACCGATGTCGCATCGGTGAAGGCGTCGGAAAAGTAG
- a CDS encoding aldose epimerase family protein, producing the protein MKVTREVFGKTPEGQEVYLYQLENGRGLTVRAMSLGATLTAVEYPDREGKRENVTLYLETLEDYLRGHPCFGSVCGRYANRIAKGRFELDGVVYQLATNNGPNHLHGGRVGFHQRLWQHEPVQGDGFVGVKFTYVSPDGEENYPGTLTATVIYRITPDNRLEMEYFATTDKPTVVNLTNHAYWNLAGAGVGTILDHILQINADRYLPVDDTLIPLGEMAPVEGTPFDFRQPKPIGRDIEKTGGGYDHCFVLNKSRPGELSFCARLEDPKTGRVMEVFTTQPGVQVYTANGLNGRLGAHGRTYPKFGAVCLETQHFPDSPNRPQFPSTVLRPGGTYHELTVHHFSVAR; encoded by the coding sequence ATGAAAGTGACAAGAGAAGTTTTTGGAAAAACGCCTGAGGGTCAGGAAGTTTACCTGTATCAACTGGAGAATGGACGGGGACTGACCGTGCGGGCGATGTCCCTGGGGGCTACACTCACGGCAGTGGAATACCCGGACCGTGAAGGCAAACGGGAAAACGTGACTCTTTATCTGGAGACACTTGAGGATTACCTCAGGGGGCACCCGTGCTTCGGTTCCGTGTGTGGGCGCTACGCGAACAGAATTGCGAAAGGGCGATTTGAATTGGATGGTGTCGTGTACCAGTTGGCGACGAATAACGGTCCCAATCATTTACACGGAGGCCGTGTGGGATTTCATCAACGACTATGGCAGCATGAGCCGGTTCAGGGAGACGGATTTGTTGGCGTGAAGTTCACCTATGTCAGTCCTGATGGGGAAGAAAACTATCCTGGGACCTTAACTGCTACGGTCATCTATCGAATCACTCCAGACAACCGTTTGGAGATGGAGTACTTCGCGACGACTGACAAGCCCACGGTTGTGAACCTGACGAATCACGCTTATTGGAATCTTGCGGGAGCAGGCGTGGGGACTATTTTGGATCACATTCTGCAGATCAACGCGGATCGATATTTGCCCGTCGATGACACGTTGATCCCCCTGGGTGAAATGGCCCCTGTTGAGGGAACGCCCTTCGACTTTCGTCAGCCCAAACCGATTGGGCGGGATATCGAAAAAACGGGCGGGGGTTATGATCACTGTTTTGTCCTCAATAAGTCCCGGCCGGGCGAGCTCTCGTTCTGTGCTCGGCTTGAGGATCCGAAAACGGGCCGTGTGATGGAGGTGTTCACCACGCAGCCGGGCGTTCAGGTGTATACAGCCAACGGCCTGAACGGCCGCCTGGGCGCGCACGGTCGAACCTATCCCAAATTCGGTGCCGTGTGTCTGGAAACTCAGCACTTTCCTGACTCGCCTAATCGGCCGCAATTTCCATCCACGGTGCTCCGACCGGGCGGAACATACCACGAACTGACTGTCCACCACTTTTCCGTGGCTAGGTAG
- a CDS encoding sulfatase — translation MRRASMWLLLVGALFVFLRETGGIGLAQESSRPNVLLIISDDQAWTDYGFMGHSVIQTPHLDRLARESLVYTRGYVPDSLCRPSLATIITGLYPHQHGITGNDPTLPDPKVNPMAGRARPEFARFYETLMRRIETHPTLPRLLGQAGYISLQTGKWWEGAYTRGGFTEGMTHGDPKRGGRHGDAGLAIGREGLEPIFDFIQRAKKAGKPFFVWYAPMMPHSPHTPPEKYLQKYQRPDLTPAQSRYYAMCEWFDQTCGDLIAFLEKEKLRESTLIIYLADNGWIQDPNRPNQFAPRSKRSPYDGGIRTPIMVSWPGKITPLRDDENLASSIDIAPTVLTACGLPVPANLPGINLLNREAVQQRRAIFGEIYEHNVADVDHPTKSLSFRWIIHENWKLIVPADQNGKPELYDVVADPLETRDLASAHPELVKKLMEELDHWWSGKE, via the coding sequence ATGCGACGTGCTTCAATGTGGTTGCTGCTGGTTGGTGCTCTTTTTGTCTTTTTGAGAGAAACAGGGGGGATTGGTCTTGCGCAGGAATCGTCCCGACCAAATGTCCTGCTCATCATCTCCGATGACCAGGCATGGACGGATTATGGTTTCATGGGCCATTCGGTGATACAGACGCCCCATCTGGACAGGCTCGCGCGAGAATCGCTTGTTTACACCCGAGGCTATGTCCCGGATTCACTTTGCCGTCCTTCTCTCGCCACGATCATCACGGGATTGTATCCCCACCAGCACGGGATCACGGGAAATGACCCTACGCTCCCCGACCCGAAGGTCAATCCGATGGCGGGCAGGGCCCGTCCCGAATTTGCCCGGTTTTACGAAACCCTCATGCGACGAATTGAAACGCACCCAACCTTGCCCAGACTCCTCGGTCAAGCTGGGTATATCTCCTTGCAGACAGGAAAGTGGTGGGAAGGTGCCTACACCCGTGGGGGATTCACGGAAGGTATGACGCACGGGGATCCCAAGCGGGGAGGGCGACACGGGGATGCCGGGCTTGCGATCGGCCGAGAGGGGTTAGAGCCCATCTTCGACTTTATTCAAAGAGCCAAAAAGGCGGGGAAGCCGTTCTTCGTCTGGTATGCCCCGATGATGCCTCATTCTCCTCACACTCCACCGGAGAAGTACCTCCAGAAGTACCAGCGCCCCGACCTGACCCCAGCGCAATCCCGCTATTACGCCATGTGTGAGTGGTTCGATCAAACATGCGGCGATCTCATAGCGTTCCTTGAAAAAGAAAAGCTCAGAGAATCGACGCTTATCATTTACCTGGCAGACAACGGGTGGATTCAGGATCCGAATCGGCCCAATCAGTTTGCACCGCGTTCCAAACGGTCGCCGTACGACGGCGGGATTCGCACTCCCATCATGGTGTCCTGGCCGGGGAAGATCACGCCTCTGCGCGATGATGAGAATTTGGCAAGCAGTATCGATATTGCACCCACCGTGTTGACGGCGTGTGGCCTTCCGGTCCCGGCCAATCTTCCAGGTATCAATCTCTTGAATCGCGAGGCGGTACAGCAACGGCGGGCGATCTTTGGTGAAATCTACGAGCACAACGTGGCCGACGTGGATCACCCGACCAAGAGCCTGTCGTTCCGATGGATTATTCACGAAAACTGGAAGCTGATCGTGCCCGCCGACCAGAATGGCAAACCGGAACTGTACGACGTTGTGGCTGATCCACTTGAAACTCGGGACCTCGCGAGTGCGCATCCCGAACTGGTCAAGAAGCTCATGGAAGAGCTCGATCACTGGTGGTCCGGGAAAGAATAG
- the cbiE gene encoding precorrin-6y C5,15-methyltransferase (decarboxylating) subunit CbiE — MSQRIGDKNDKIYVVGIGEDGFLGLTEYAQNTIRSADVIVGEPHCLELVRNVEFAKPVQMLTVSGALDEIVRRIEENSDKRIVVLAVGDPLFYGTARYLWEKLGKERFEIIPHVSMMQMAFARVKESWEDAFLANLSTTSLEDIFNQIRSAEKVGLFTSEELPPNVIAQKLLDVGLDYFTAYVCENLGAPNERVTCGELQDIASHTYSPLNVLILIRKPDVPDRPLSLWGKRLFGNPDDAFLQAKPKRGLLTPAEIRSIALAELDVGLASVVWDVGAGSGAVAIEAAQIARDGRVYAIEMDPEDVRLIEENAKRFGVTNLVTILGRAPEALADLPAPDCVFIGGSGRQVAELCELAFERLKQRGRLVATMGSLENVVDVHQRLRRLSRVVNVLMINLARGFYQFDRVRFQALNPTFLVSTVKVREARA; from the coding sequence ATGAGCCAACGCATCGGTGATAAGAATGATAAGATTTACGTCGTGGGAATCGGTGAAGACGGATTTCTTGGGCTTACCGAGTATGCCCAAAATACCATCCGGTCTGCGGATGTTATTGTCGGTGAGCCCCACTGCCTTGAGCTTGTGCGGAATGTTGAGTTTGCGAAACCGGTGCAGATGCTCACTGTCTCCGGTGCTCTGGACGAGATTGTCCGGCGGATCGAGGAAAACTCCGACAAACGCATCGTGGTGCTGGCCGTTGGTGACCCCCTCTTTTACGGAACGGCTCGGTACCTCTGGGAAAAACTGGGAAAAGAGCGTTTTGAGATCATTCCCCACGTCAGCATGATGCAAATGGCGTTTGCCAGGGTGAAGGAAAGCTGGGAAGATGCCTTTCTGGCAAATTTGTCAACAACTTCTTTGGAAGACATCTTCAATCAAATTCGCTCTGCAGAAAAGGTCGGGCTGTTCACCAGCGAAGAACTCCCGCCCAACGTCATTGCGCAAAAGCTGCTTGATGTGGGCCTTGACTACTTCACAGCCTACGTGTGTGAGAATCTCGGAGCACCCAACGAGCGTGTGACTTGCGGTGAATTGCAGGATATCGCGTCGCACACCTATTCGCCGCTCAATGTGTTGATTCTCATTCGGAAACCTGACGTCCCGGACCGTCCCCTCAGCTTATGGGGAAAACGGCTTTTTGGAAATCCGGACGATGCGTTCTTACAGGCAAAACCCAAGCGCGGCCTCTTAACTCCCGCAGAGATTCGGTCGATTGCCCTGGCGGAACTTGATGTGGGGCTGGCGAGTGTGGTATGGGACGTTGGCGCCGGAAGTGGTGCCGTGGCCATCGAGGCCGCTCAAATTGCCAGGGACGGACGTGTTTACGCCATCGAAATGGATCCCGAAGACGTTCGCCTGATCGAGGAAAACGCCAAACGGTTTGGTGTGACGAACTTGGTCACAATTCTGGGGCGTGCCCCGGAGGCGTTGGCTGACCTACCCGCACCCGATTGTGTGTTCATCGGGGGGAGCGGGCGTCAGGTTGCCGAGCTATGTGAGCTGGCGTTTGAGCGACTGAAACAGCGGGGACGCCTGGTGGCAACGATGGGCAGTTTGGAAAACGTCGTGGATGTCCACCAGAGGCTCCGCCGACTCTCGCGCGTGGTGAATGTCCTCATGATTAATCTGGCACGGGGATTCTACCAGTTTGACCGTGTGCGGTTTCAGGCACTCAACCCCACTTTCCTTGTTTCCACGGTCAAAGTCAGGGAAGCGAGGGCGTGA